The following proteins are co-located in the Dyadobacter chenwenxiniae genome:
- a CDS encoding DUF4199 domain-containing protein: MKSIIAYFNKPLLKVSLIFGLITGVLVFLFFLGLYFMDIVPLGNNKILDFGIHIILIAGACWYFRKYVGNGFLHLWEALTIGYVVNTFGALIAGWLIYFFVTYADPSVFTDYIAEMKALMLEGKAELVKNIGEAEFAKMYNGVGNMQRSEIIMDEVSKKTVMAIIPILVISLIFRKQDYGVFHNKS; the protein is encoded by the coding sequence ATGAAATCAATTATCGCATATTTTAACAAACCCCTTTTAAAAGTCTCCCTGATATTTGGATTGATCACCGGGGTGCTAGTGTTTCTTTTCTTTCTGGGACTTTACTTTATGGACATCGTGCCATTGGGAAACAACAAGATCCTTGATTTTGGTATACACATTATCCTGATCGCAGGCGCTTGCTGGTATTTTCGGAAATATGTGGGCAATGGATTTCTGCATTTATGGGAAGCATTAACGATCGGTTATGTGGTCAATACGTTTGGGGCGCTGATAGCGGGGTGGCTTATTTACTTTTTTGTGACCTATGCCGATCCGTCTGTTTTTACCGATTATATCGCTGAGATGAAAGCATTAATGCTGGAAGGCAAAGCTGAACTGGTGAAGAACATTGGAGAAGCCGAATTTGCCAAAATGTATAATGGGGTTGGAAACATGCAGCGCTCAGAGATCATCATGGATGAGGTAAGCAAAAAAACCGTGATGGCGATCATTCCGATCCTGGTCATTTCGCTCATTTTCAGAAAACAGGACTACGGAGTGTTTCATAATAAATCTTAA
- a CDS encoding RNA polymerase sigma factor: MATSKLKYSEEELVLALKRNERTAFEFLYDHYSGALFNIISKTLRDEERAADVLQESFLKIWKNIASYNPEKGRLFTWIMNIARNGAIDAARVEGRKPAMDDIENKAVLNERDVYEDSLTSSSEMKAIVNMLRPERKILIDMAYFQGYTHEEISEELGIPLGTVKSRIRTALQELKQYFAV; the protein is encoded by the coding sequence TTGGCGACTAGTAAGTTAAAATACTCGGAAGAGGAATTGGTGTTGGCTCTGAAGCGAAACGAGCGAACAGCATTTGAATTCCTGTACGACCATTACTCGGGAGCTTTGTTTAATATCATTTCAAAGACATTGAGGGACGAAGAGAGGGCCGCGGATGTGTTGCAAGAGTCTTTCTTGAAAATCTGGAAAAATATAGCTTCTTATAATCCGGAAAAAGGAAGGCTGTTCACATGGATTATGAATATTGCACGGAATGGTGCGATAGACGCCGCGCGGGTGGAGGGAAGAAAGCCAGCGATGGATGATATTGAGAACAAGGCAGTCCTGAACGAAAGGGACGTATATGAAGATTCACTGACATCAAGTTCGGAGATGAAAGCAATTGTGAACATGCTCAGGCCCGAAAGAAAGATCCTGATTGATATGGCTTATTTTCAAGGCTATACGCATGAGGAAATATCTGAGGAGCTGGGTATCCCGTTGGGGACGGTCAAATCGAGGATCCGAACAGCATTACAAGAGTTAAAACAATACTTTGCAGTATGA
- a CDS encoding dihydroorotase gives MKLLIRSVQIIDKKSPFNGQIKDVLIEGKNIKLIGDNLDAEGAEVKEGNGLCMSVGWVDMRVASRDPGFEHKEDLTSVRAAAAHGGFTEIVLLPNTEPVVHSKDTLNYIRQSGSGGLVKLHVAAAVTRKAEGVDFTEMIDLHEAGAIAFTDGEHPVQNADLFLKTILYLQPLNALLMNRPEDRQLTLYGQMHEGLTSTLIGMKGIPSLAEEMMLNRDLKLLEYALEKSMYKADSPALHVSLISTKRAVELIREAKKNGLPVSCDIAAHQLAFTDSDLIDFDTNLKVNPPFRSADDVNAIKEALADGTIDAIVSDHNPHDEESKNLEFDHADFGMTGLETAFSLALMHSGLGLEDIIEKFTSGPRRILRLQDPALEEGALANLTFFEKDTDWTFNKSFSKSKNTPFLGQELRGKVRGVVNNGKQEWYL, from the coding sequence ATGAAATTATTAATCCGCTCAGTTCAGATCATAGACAAAAAATCTCCGTTCAACGGCCAGATCAAGGATGTTCTGATTGAAGGCAAAAACATTAAATTAATAGGCGATAACCTGGACGCGGAAGGCGCGGAGGTGAAAGAAGGCAACGGATTGTGTATGTCTGTCGGGTGGGTTGATATGCGTGTGGCCTCACGCGATCCCGGTTTTGAGCATAAAGAAGATCTGACTTCCGTAAGGGCCGCAGCGGCTCATGGAGGTTTTACGGAAATTGTGCTGCTGCCCAACACCGAGCCGGTTGTACATAGCAAGGATACATTGAACTACATTCGCCAGTCGGGGTCAGGCGGCCTGGTTAAGCTGCACGTGGCGGCAGCGGTGACGCGAAAAGCAGAAGGCGTTGATTTTACGGAAATGATTGATCTGCACGAAGCAGGCGCCATCGCATTTACGGATGGCGAGCATCCTGTGCAGAATGCAGATTTATTTTTAAAAACAATATTATATCTGCAACCGCTCAATGCGCTGCTGATGAACCGTCCGGAAGACAGGCAACTGACGCTTTATGGGCAAATGCATGAAGGTTTAACGAGCACTTTGATCGGCATGAAAGGGATTCCTTCCCTGGCCGAAGAAATGATGCTGAACCGGGATTTGAAATTACTGGAATATGCGCTCGAAAAGAGCATGTACAAAGCAGATTCTCCTGCATTGCACGTCTCCTTAATCTCAACCAAAAGGGCCGTGGAACTGATCAGGGAAGCGAAAAAGAATGGTTTACCTGTTTCCTGTGACATTGCGGCACATCAGCTTGCGTTTACAGACAGCGACCTCATCGATTTTGATACGAACCTGAAAGTGAACCCGCCGTTCCGTTCTGCGGACGATGTGAATGCCATTAAGGAGGCGCTTGCCGATGGAACGATTGACGCCATTGTATCAGACCATAACCCGCACGATGAGGAAAGCAAAAACCTGGAATTCGATCACGCCGATTTTGGTATGACTGGCCTGGAAACGGCTTTTTCGCTGGCACTAATGCACAGTGGACTTGGTTTGGAGGATATTATTGAGAAGTTCACATCCGGCCCGCGGCGCATATTAAGATTACAAGATCCTGCTTTGGAAGAGGGCGCATTAGCAAACCTTACTTTCTTTGAAAAGGACACAGACTGGACATTTAATAAGAGCTTTTCGAAATCAAAAAATACACCATTTCTGGGACAAGAGCTGCGTGGAAAAGTGAGAGGCGTTGTCAATAACGGAAAACAGGAATGGTATTTATGA
- a CDS encoding FAD-dependent oxidoreductase produces MGSKLEPSNYDSLDVSIDHFDLHPSSAGDNYIDFASLPFQIPLGALIPIRIENLLPANKNIGTTHITNGCDLYIRLMED; encoded by the coding sequence ATGGGGAGCAAATTGGAGCCGTCAAATTACGACAGCTTAGACGTCAGCATCGACCATTTCGACCTGCATCCCAGCAGCGCCGGAGATAACTACATTGATTTCGCATCACTGCCATTTCAGATTCCGCTCGGCGCGCTCATCCCCATACGCATAGAAAACCTGCTTCCTGCTAACAAGAACATTGGTACCACGCACATTACTAATGGTTGTGACCTTTACATCCGGTTAATGGAGGATTAG
- the gldF gene encoding gliding motility-associated ABC transporter permease subunit GldF, which translates to MFAIFQKEIGSFFNSLIAYIVMAAFLTAVGLIVWVFPDSNILDYGYADLGSFFQLAPYVLLFLIPAITMRSIAEEARNGTLELLLTKPLQNSELVLGKFFANWVLVALTLLPTLIYYYSIYKLGNPEGNVDSAAVFGSYIGLLLFCGVIVSMGIWTSSLTDNQIVAFIVCVFLAFIWYIGFGALAQLAGVGPVAELLNWAALDQQYLALGKGLVDSRNIIYLLSLMALFLFLAYWRIEKIRK; encoded by the coding sequence GTGTTTGCAATCTTTCAAAAGGAAATAGGGAGCTTTTTTAATTCCCTGATCGCCTACATTGTTATGGCCGCTTTTCTGACAGCAGTTGGCCTGATCGTGTGGGTTTTTCCGGATTCCAATATACTCGATTACGGTTATGCCGATTTGGGTTCGTTTTTCCAATTGGCACCCTATGTCCTGCTTTTTTTGATCCCGGCTATCACCATGCGTTCCATAGCAGAGGAAGCCCGAAACGGAACACTGGAACTGCTGCTTACAAAACCATTGCAAAACAGCGAGCTGGTTTTAGGGAAGTTTTTTGCGAACTGGGTTTTGGTTGCGCTCACGCTTTTGCCTACACTTATCTATTATTACAGTATCTATAAATTGGGTAACCCCGAGGGTAATGTGGATTCGGCCGCCGTATTCGGCTCTTACATCGGGTTGTTGCTTTTTTGCGGGGTGATTGTTTCCATGGGCATCTGGACTTCGTCACTGACCGACAATCAGATCGTTGCGTTTATAGTGTGCGTTTTTCTTGCATTTATATGGTATATCGGTTTTGGAGCGCTGGCACAGCTTGCAGGTGTCGGACCCGTTGCCGAGCTTTTGAACTGGGCTGCCTTGGATCAGCAATATCTGGCACTGGGAAAGGGGCTCGTTGATTCACGCAATATAATCTACCTGCTTAGCCTGATGGCCCTTTTTCTCTTTCTTGCGTATTGGCGAATCGAAAAGATACGCAAGTGA
- a CDS encoding putative oxidoreductase C-terminal domain-containing protein produces the protein MRNKLLTIAFMSAMALNQGCDTKKEEAKDETTKKPLSLIVVEPGHFHAALVQKSMYPDVDSVVHVYASEGPDVKAYLDKVEKYNASPKDPTRWKEEVYTGSDFLEKMLSEKKGNVVILAGNNQKKTDYIKQSVDAGLNVLADKPMAIDAAGFEKLKEAFASAEKNKVLLYDIMTERYEITNALQRELANMPDIFGELQKGTAENPAVAKESVHHFFKYISGEPLVRPTWFFDVKQQGEGMVDVTTHLVDLVQWSCFPNTELDYKKDIKLLSAKRTATKLTKSQFKLVTKNDNFPDFLSKDVKDTTLSVYSNGAMNYTVKGVHAKVSVLWNFQAPEGTGDTHYSIMKGSKANLIVRQGKEQKYKPVLYIETIDKSKAYEDAVANSFKMVQGKYPGIELKKNAAGWEVSIPAKYDNGHEAHFAQVANKYMEYLKAGQLPRWEVPNMIAKYYLTTLALKEAK, from the coding sequence ATGAGAAACAAACTCTTGACAATCGCTTTCATGAGCGCTATGGCATTAAATCAGGGATGTGATACGAAGAAGGAAGAAGCCAAAGACGAAACTACCAAAAAACCATTAAGCCTGATCGTGGTCGAACCCGGTCACTTTCACGCGGCTCTTGTTCAGAAATCCATGTATCCGGATGTCGATTCTGTGGTGCATGTGTATGCGTCCGAAGGCCCGGATGTGAAGGCGTATCTGGATAAAGTTGAGAAATACAATGCGAGTCCGAAAGATCCGACACGCTGGAAGGAAGAAGTTTACACGGGTTCTGATTTTCTTGAAAAAATGCTTTCAGAAAAGAAAGGAAATGTTGTCATACTGGCTGGAAATAACCAAAAAAAGACCGATTACATCAAGCAATCCGTAGACGCGGGACTGAATGTGCTTGCAGATAAACCCATGGCCATTGACGCGGCTGGTTTTGAAAAGTTAAAAGAAGCATTTGCAAGCGCCGAAAAAAACAAAGTGCTGCTTTATGACATCATGACCGAGCGTTATGAGATCACCAATGCATTACAGCGCGAACTGGCCAACATGCCAGACATTTTCGGTGAGCTGCAAAAAGGAACAGCGGAGAATCCAGCGGTTGCAAAAGAAAGTGTGCACCATTTTTTCAAATACATCTCCGGCGAACCCCTCGTGCGCCCAACCTGGTTTTTTGATGTAAAACAACAAGGCGAAGGCATGGTGGACGTAACCACGCACCTCGTTGACCTTGTACAATGGAGCTGTTTCCCAAACACCGAATTGGACTACAAAAAAGACATTAAACTCCTTTCCGCAAAACGCACCGCTACGAAGCTCACCAAATCACAATTCAAGCTCGTAACCAAAAACGACAACTTTCCCGATTTCCTGAGCAAAGACGTAAAAGACACGACATTAAGCGTTTATTCAAATGGCGCTATGAATTACACCGTAAAAGGTGTACATGCCAAAGTCTCAGTATTGTGGAATTTCCAGGCACCCGAAGGCACCGGCGACACACATTACTCGATCATGAAAGGCTCCAAAGCCAACCTGATCGTACGCCAAGGCAAAGAGCAGAAATATAAGCCCGTGCTTTACATTGAGACCATTGACAAATCAAAAGCCTACGAAGACGCAGTGGCTAACAGCTTCAAAATGGTCCAAGGAAAATACCCAGGCATTGAGCTGAAAAAGAACGCAGCCGGCTGGGAAGTGAGTATTCCTGCAAAATATGACAACGGCCACGAAGCGCACTTCGCCCAGGTTGCTAACAAGTATATGGAGTATTTGAAGGCTGGTCAGCTTCCAAGGTGGGAAGTGCCAAATATGATTGCCAAGTATTATTTGACGACGTTGGCTTTGAAGGAGGCTAAGTGA
- a CDS encoding tetratricopeptide repeat protein: protein MRKVILHLTDLHFGWDGNDVNRLAERKLCLNGLIKAISKLDVDWRPSIVCLSGDIGWKGIESDYIEAKQWLDKLLKIVGIGYDRVLVCSGNHDVERAKTGLLTTPKRLKDAQDLLKIPLSFEMHDVFQNFSMFCQTSGIFPYKVNSEDSTLWGERVVDGIRFVTLNSSWFCKDDNDKENLWIGQKLLNYLEANGQFPEVVGEKDALPTVVMMHHPFEWLNPEETHGFENKLNTKDYIAHRGHLLITGHEHGEARGLDRIAEGMYHSKGGATYSGGEYNNNARIFMFDGDNLVYRSLIYETGSPSREWRVTEPVSLALRTPIAGDEAFISCENSILKSAVIPKELTLIPIDYGEFFGRDEDLSNLTALLERSSKVVLMNGLGGIGKTTLAKRLVNKNRNRFDHIIWIGIAKAGLDSKHDNSINLKQAFLQNLLLFDNLKLPFIVEHETENAKFSRLMNAIKNLDGYNLLVIDNVGNEVDQHAIRAELPNPPSWKVLLTSKRKPSGYDVFELNKITLKASLELFFQSYKSPCSREKVIELLEEVDFHTLTVELLAKTLQAHYGTTSVEDLLTKIRSKQLDDPHFQRKIVTEHSEETEVFENLLAVFNVSNLSQPELQLLRRLTLLPPGIYDINNQLGVAFQRLSPEDLRTFHEAIHSLDVKGWIKVSGQSIEMHKMMHQMISYQEKITWEDAEPFVQFFTVSLNYDFHTVPKDAWGFVPFGEFLVDTLSTTEGLGFQDDIHALKNNLSAIYKDMGRFEDARKFMESSVEEAVNNLPKGHLSILKYKNTLALIYKNLEIFDKAENLSIQVLDETLQNSNESNKALMIFKSNLAVVYKSQGRSHEAIELFESASRDAIDVFGDESAEAALSFGKIATVLQDMQDYSKAAVLLENSLRILQKTLPAEHPHIAVTQSNLSFSYQKLERFEEAIELSKKSLKAAEDYFGTKHHTYITRMKNLGLAYSRSNQKGESLKILFDALALSNRVLGENHSIAHDIQKEINLVQRSRL, encoded by the coding sequence ATGAGAAAAGTAATTTTACACCTAACCGATTTGCACTTCGGTTGGGATGGAAATGATGTGAACAGATTGGCGGAGCGAAAACTATGTTTAAATGGATTAATCAAAGCTATCTCTAAGCTTGATGTTGACTGGCGTCCAAGCATTGTTTGCTTATCTGGTGATATCGGATGGAAGGGCATTGAATCAGACTATATCGAAGCAAAGCAATGGTTAGACAAGCTACTCAAGATTGTCGGTATTGGATATGACCGCGTTTTAGTGTGTTCAGGAAATCATGATGTTGAGCGGGCAAAGACTGGATTACTTACTACTCCGAAAAGACTTAAAGATGCACAAGACCTTCTAAAAATACCTTTAAGTTTTGAAATGCACGACGTGTTTCAAAACTTTTCTATGTTTTGTCAGACCTCAGGGATTTTCCCTTATAAGGTTAACAGCGAAGACTCGACTCTTTGGGGTGAAAGAGTTGTAGATGGTATAAGGTTCGTGACACTCAATTCTTCCTGGTTCTGCAAAGATGATAATGACAAAGAGAATCTTTGGATAGGTCAAAAACTTTTAAATTATTTAGAAGCAAATGGCCAATTTCCTGAGGTTGTAGGTGAGAAAGACGCCTTACCAACAGTTGTAATGATGCATCATCCTTTCGAATGGCTAAATCCAGAAGAAACTCATGGCTTCGAAAACAAGTTGAACACAAAAGATTACATTGCACATAGAGGTCACCTCTTGATAACGGGACATGAACATGGAGAGGCGCGTGGCTTGGATAGGATTGCGGAAGGAATGTATCATTCAAAAGGAGGAGCTACATATTCAGGCGGGGAGTACAATAACAATGCTCGAATTTTCATGTTTGATGGGGATAATTTGGTTTATCGATCATTGATATATGAAACCGGGTCACCTAGTCGAGAATGGAGAGTTACTGAACCTGTATCCTTGGCCTTACGTACGCCTATTGCTGGGGACGAAGCATTCATTAGCTGCGAAAATTCTATTCTAAAATCCGCGGTAATTCCGAAAGAGTTAACTTTAATACCAATAGACTACGGCGAATTTTTTGGTAGGGATGAAGATCTTTCAAATTTGACAGCGTTACTAGAAAGAAGTTCCAAAGTGGTCCTCATGAATGGCCTTGGTGGAATAGGGAAAACTACTTTGGCTAAACGGTTAGTTAACAAAAATCGAAATAGATTTGACCATATTATTTGGATTGGTATAGCGAAAGCAGGATTAGATTCGAAACATGACAATTCCATCAATTTAAAGCAAGCGTTTTTGCAAAATTTGTTGCTTTTCGACAACCTGAAACTTCCATTCATCGTTGAGCATGAAACTGAAAATGCTAAGTTTTCACGGTTGATGAATGCGATAAAAAATTTGGATGGATATAATCTGCTTGTTATTGATAATGTAGGTAATGAAGTTGATCAACATGCAATTCGTGCGGAATTACCAAACCCTCCAAGCTGGAAAGTTTTATTGACGTCCAAACGAAAACCGTCGGGCTATGATGTTTTCGAATTGAACAAGATTACCCTTAAAGCATCATTGGAATTGTTTTTTCAAAGTTATAAATCCCCATGTAGTCGAGAGAAGGTTATCGAGTTGCTTGAAGAAGTCGATTTTCACACCTTAACAGTAGAATTGCTTGCAAAAACTTTACAAGCACATTATGGAACTACATCTGTTGAGGATCTCTTAACTAAAATCCGAAGTAAGCAATTGGATGACCCTCATTTTCAAAGGAAGATTGTAACTGAGCATAGCGAGGAGACTGAAGTATTTGAAAATCTGCTTGCAGTTTTCAATGTTTCTAACTTGTCGCAGCCAGAGTTACAATTATTGAGACGTCTGACTCTTCTTCCCCCTGGGATCTATGACATTAATAATCAATTGGGCGTCGCTTTTCAGCGCTTGTCGCCAGAAGATTTACGAACTTTTCATGAAGCGATTCATTCGCTTGACGTTAAAGGATGGATCAAGGTGTCTGGCCAATCTATTGAAATGCATAAGATGATGCATCAAATGATTTCCTATCAAGAGAAGATTACTTGGGAAGATGCAGAGCCATTCGTGCAGTTTTTTACAGTTTCTCTGAATTATGATTTCCATACTGTGCCGAAAGATGCTTGGGGGTTTGTTCCATTTGGAGAATTTTTAGTTGATACTCTAAGCACCACGGAAGGATTAGGATTTCAAGACGATATACATGCCTTAAAAAATAATCTTTCAGCAATCTATAAAGACATGGGTAGATTTGAAGATGCCAGAAAATTTATGGAAAGTTCTGTGGAAGAGGCAGTGAACAATCTGCCCAAGGGACATCTCAGTATACTAAAATATAAAAATACCCTTGCGTTGATCTATAAAAATTTGGAGATTTTTGATAAAGCTGAGAATTTATCAATACAGGTTTTAGACGAGACTTTGCAAAATTCTAACGAGAGCAATAAAGCTCTCATGATATTCAAATCGAACTTAGCTGTCGTTTATAAAAGTCAAGGGCGATCACATGAAGCAATAGAATTGTTTGAGTCAGCCTCTCGTGATGCAATAGATGTTTTTGGTGACGAGAGTGCAGAGGCAGCTCTTTCTTTTGGTAAAATTGCAACTGTTCTCCAGGATATGCAAGATTATTCAAAAGCGGCAGTACTCTTAGAAAATTCATTGCGTATTTTACAAAAGACTTTACCAGCAGAACATCCACACATCGCAGTAACTCAAAGTAATCTATCTTTCTCCTATCAGAAATTGGAACGTTTCGAAGAGGCCATTGAATTATCTAAAAAGTCGCTCAAAGCGGCGGAGGATTATTTTGGCACGAAGCACCATACATATATAACTCGAATGAAAAATTTAGGACTAGCCTATTCTCGATCCAACCAAAAAGGAGAGTCTTTGAAAATTCTGTTTGACGCTTTGGCGCTGTCCAATAGGGTCTTAGGCGAAAATCATTCAATCGCTCATGATATCCAAAAAGAAATTAATCTGGTTCAACGAAGCCGACTATGA
- a CDS encoding DUF4199 domain-containing protein — protein MEEQASTARVALKYGVLASVVIMIYTTVINLAGLSQNKILSSLSFAFMIVAIILAMKAFREKNNGYMSYGEGLGLGTLASAVMGLLSSAFTMFYMQFIDNTLLTQGMDKVREDMERKGMDDSQIDQAMELSQKFMSPGIVFAIGVFGYVLTGLIISLIVAAIIRREKPVFE, from the coding sequence ATGGAAGAACAAGCCTCAACTGCCCGGGTTGCACTAAAATACGGTGTGCTGGCGTCTGTAGTGATTATGATCTATACGACGGTCATCAATCTTGCAGGGCTGTCGCAGAACAAGATATTGTCTTCATTATCGTTTGCTTTCATGATTGTGGCTATCATTTTGGCGATGAAAGCGTTTCGCGAAAAGAACAATGGTTACATGTCCTATGGCGAAGGTTTGGGATTGGGAACGCTGGCTTCTGCAGTGATGGGTTTGTTGAGTTCTGCATTTACCATGTTTTATATGCAGTTCATCGATAACACATTATTGACACAGGGCATGGACAAAGTGCGCGAGGATATGGAGCGGAAAGGCATGGACGATTCGCAGATTGACCAGGCTATGGAGCTTTCACAAAAATTTATGTCGCCCGGGATTGTGTTTGCGATTGGCGTATTTGGCTATGTTCTTACAGGTCTGATTATCTCATTGATCGTGGCAGCAATCATTCGGCGCGAGAAGCCCGTTTTTGAATAA
- a CDS encoding glucosamine-6-phosphate deaminase: MKVDDLEIKIFDTRQEMGLNAAKMVANKIRELQQNQDSINIIFASAPSQNEFLTGLIEESGIEWEKVNAFHMDEYVGLPDDAPQNFGNFLKVNLFDFVPLKSVSYLNGNAEDIEEECDRYAQLLEENPIDIVCLGIGENGHLAFNDPHVAFFDDPLIVKQVDLDHACRQQQVNDACFDTFDEVPQTALTLTIPTLMKAKYAFAMVPGEKKAQAIYHTVAEEIQEEYPSTILRKHPHAILFIDKASSGKLKEISSYSQA, translated from the coding sequence ATGAAGGTTGACGATTTGGAAATAAAAATTTTCGACACCAGACAAGAAATGGGACTCAATGCAGCCAAAATGGTTGCCAATAAAATCCGTGAATTACAGCAAAACCAGGATTCAATAAATATCATTTTCGCATCCGCACCTTCCCAGAACGAGTTTTTAACAGGATTAATAGAGGAAAGTGGAATTGAATGGGAGAAAGTCAATGCTTTTCATATGGACGAATATGTGGGCCTTCCCGATGACGCGCCTCAAAACTTCGGCAATTTTCTGAAAGTCAACTTATTCGATTTTGTGCCATTAAAATCGGTTTCGTATCTGAATGGCAATGCGGAAGACATTGAAGAGGAATGTGATCGCTATGCGCAGTTATTAGAAGAAAATCCGATTGATATTGTTTGTCTGGGCATCGGGGAGAACGGGCATTTGGCATTCAACGATCCGCATGTGGCATTTTTTGATGATCCGCTGATTGTAAAACAAGTGGATCTGGACCACGCTTGCCGTCAGCAACAAGTGAATGATGCGTGTTTTGACACATTTGACGAAGTGCCGCAAACGGCGTTGACGCTCACGATCCCAACATTAATGAAGGCAAAATATGCTTTTGCGATGGTTCCGGGTGAGAAAAAAGCGCAGGCCATTTACCACACCGTTGCCGAAGAAATTCAGGAAGAATATCCCTCCACGATCCTCCGCAAACATCCGCACGCGATTTTGTTTATTGATAAGGCAAGTTCAGGGAAACTGAAAGAAATTTCGTCATACAGTCAGGCCTAA
- a CDS encoding helix-turn-helix domain-containing protein translates to MTHTTSNPKIHEGRNLKRFREMLGIKQDVLAFELGSDWNQQKVSLLEQREKIDSDILEQVSAILKIPSEAIRNFDEDQAINIISNTFHDQAYLGNPHSTFNVNPIAEIRKLHEEKMELYERMLKEKDEMMGRLERLIGGNNFSSSYDNT, encoded by the coding sequence ATGACACATACTACATCCAACCCCAAGATCCACGAAGGTCGCAACCTGAAACGCTTCCGCGAAATGCTCGGAATCAAGCAAGACGTCCTCGCCTTCGAGCTCGGCAGCGATTGGAACCAGCAAAAGGTTTCTTTACTGGAACAAAGAGAAAAGATCGATTCTGACATTCTGGAGCAGGTTTCGGCGATACTTAAAATACCGAGCGAGGCGATTAGGAATTTTGATGAAGATCAGGCCATTAATATTATTTCAAATACATTTCACGATCAGGCATATTTAGGAAATCCACATTCAACCTTCAATGTCAATCCAATTGCAGAAATCAGGAAATTGCACGAGGAGAAAATGGAGCTTTATGAGCGAATGTTGAAAGAGAAGGATGAGATGATGGGGCGGTTGGAGCGGTTGATTGGGGGGAATAATTTCAGCTCCAGTTATGACAACACTTAA
- a CDS encoding anti-sigma factor has translation MNIQAYIESGILEEYVLGTVSPQEKQEVECMSHIYPEIKEELLRTESALEEYALKHQTPPPASLKESLFAKMNFDSAQETEDTNIDETKAEANEPTPVISTIRPVAQDEPRVIDNVFNTAETREVTPFWAKLAIAASVLLAIFAGWSATQMSKLKQDNEEMASKVGTMEKEFGYAQSLASLYRNPEYKTVHLAGLEKSPQSSVSAFWHTATNQVLLDIQNLPKPPAGKQYQLWSIVDNKPVDMGTIDNEFSGRVLKMKNTKPGAVAFAITLEKEGGNPTPTMEEMYVMGKVV, from the coding sequence ATGAATATCCAAGCCTACATAGAGTCCGGTATATTAGAGGAATATGTATTGGGCACTGTTTCTCCTCAGGAAAAACAGGAAGTGGAGTGCATGTCTCATATTTATCCCGAGATAAAAGAAGAGCTGCTACGGACTGAGAGCGCATTGGAAGAATATGCACTGAAACATCAGACACCACCTCCTGCATCATTGAAAGAGTCGCTTTTTGCCAAAATGAATTTCGATTCCGCTCAGGAAACAGAAGATACGAACATTGATGAGACGAAAGCCGAAGCAAACGAACCAACGCCCGTTATCAGCACGATACGTCCTGTGGCGCAAGATGAACCCAGGGTTATCGACAATGTGTTTAATACTGCCGAAACCAGGGAGGTGACGCCTTTTTGGGCTAAACTTGCCATTGCTGCATCTGTCTTGCTAGCCATATTTGCTGGCTGGTCGGCCACGCAGATGTCTAAATTGAAGCAGGATAATGAAGAAATGGCTTCCAAGGTCGGAACAATGGAAAAGGAATTTGGTTACGCCCAGTCCCTTGCCAGTCTTTACCGCAATCCTGAATATAAAACGGTGCATTTGGCCGGACTGGAAAAGTCCCCGCAAAGTTCGGTTTCCGCATTCTGGCACACAGCGACGAACCAGGTTTTACTGGATATCCAAAACTTGCCGAAACCGCCCGCTGGTAAGCAATATCAGCTTTGGAGCATTGTGGATAACAAGCCGGTTGATATGGGAACGATCGATAACGAGTTTTCAGGAAGAGTTTTAAAAATGAAAAATACAAAACCAGGTGCAGTTGCTTTCGCGATAACGCTTGAAAAAGAAGGTGGTAACCCAACCCCGACGATGGAAGAAATGTATGTGATGGGGAAAGTGGTGTAA